From a region of the Alosa sapidissima isolate fAloSap1 chromosome 9, fAloSap1.pri, whole genome shotgun sequence genome:
- the LOC121719224 gene encoding histone H2B-like, with translation MPEPAKSAPKKGSKKAVTKTAGKGGKKRRKSRKESYAIYVYKVLKQVHPDTGISSKAMGIMNSFVNDIFERIGGEASRLAHYNKRSTITSREIQTAVRLLLPGELAKHAVSEGTKAVTKYTSSK, from the coding sequence ATGCCTGAACCCGCAAAGTCAGCGCCGAAGAAAGGCTCCAAGAAAGCAGTGACCAAGACTGCTGGTAAAGGAGGCAAGAAACGCAGAAAGTCCAGGAAGGAGAGTTATGCCATCTACGTGTACAAGGTCCTGAAGCAGGTTCACCCCGACACCGGGATCTCTTCCAAGGCCATGGGCATCATGAACTCTTTCGTGAATGACATCTTTGAGCGCATTGGTGGAGAGGCCTCCCGCTTGGCTCATTACAACAAACGTTCCACCATCACTTCCAGGGAGATCCAGACCGCTGTGCGTCTGCTTCTGCCCGGTGAGCTTGCAAAGCACGCCGTCTCCGAAGGAACAAAAGCCGTCACCAAGTACACAAGCTCCAAGTAA
- the LOC121719202 gene encoding histone H2A → MSGRGKTGGKARAKAKTRSSRAGLQFPVGRVHRLLRKGNYAQRVGAGAPVYLAAVLEYLTAEILELAGNAARDNKKTRIIPRHLQLAVRNDEELNKLLGGVTIAQGGVLPNIQAVLLPKKTEKSK, encoded by the coding sequence ATGAGCGGCAGAGGTAAAACCGGCGGCAAGGCCAGAGCAAAGGCCAAGACTCGCTCATCCAGGGCTGGACTGCAGTTCCCCGTTGGCCGTGTGCACAGGCTACTACGTAAAGGCAACTATGCTCAGCGCGTTGGCGCTGGTGCACCGGTCTACTTGGCTGCTGTACTCGAGTATTTGACAGCTGAGATCCTGGAGTTGGCCGGTAACGCTGCCCGTGACAACAAGAAGACCCGTATCATACCCCGCCACCTGCAGCTGGCTGTGCGTAACGACGAGGAGTTGAACAAACTACTCGGCGGAGTGACCATCGCTCAGGGTGGTGTGCTGCCTAATATCCAGGCTGTGCTGCTGCCCAAGAAGACCGAGAAGTCCAAATAA
- the LOC121719193 gene encoding histone H3, whose protein sequence is MARTKQTARKSTGGKAPRKQLATKAARKSAPATGGVKKPHRYRPGTVALREIRRYQKSTELLIRKLPFQRLVREIAQDFKTDLRFQSSAVMALQEASEAYLVGLFEDTNLCAIHAKRVTIMPKDIQLARRIRGERA, encoded by the coding sequence ATGGCAAGAACTAAGCAGACAGCTCGCAAATCTACCGGAGGTAAGGCTCCGAGGAAGCAGCTTGCCACCAAGGCTGCGCGTAAAAGCGCACCCGCAACCGGTGGAGTGAAGAAGCCTCACCGTTACAGGCCTGGTACCGTGGCTCTGAGAGAGATCCGTCGTTACCAGAAGTCTACTGAGCTGTTGATCCGCAAGCTGCCCTTCCAGCGTCTGGTCAGAGAAATCGCTCAGGACTTCAAGACTGATCTGCGCTTCCAGAGCTCTGCTGTCATGGCTCTTCAGGAGGCTAGCGAGGCTTACCTCGTCGGCCTGTTTGAGGACACTAACTTGTGCGCCATCCACGCCAAGAGGGTCACCATCATGCCCAAGGACATCCAGCTGGCTCGTCGTATCCGTGGGGAGCGTGCTTAA
- the LOC121719206 gene encoding histone H2B-like: MPDPAKPAPKKGSKKAVTKTAAKGGKKRRKSRKESYAIYVYKVLKQVHPDTGISSKAMGIMNSFVNDIFERIAGEASRLAHYNKRSTISSREIQTAVRLLLPGELAKHAVSEGTKAVTKYTSSK, from the coding sequence ATGCCTGATCCAGCTAAGCCTGCCCCAAAGAAGGGGTCTAAGAAAGCTGTGACCAAGACGGCCGCTAAAGGAGGCAAGAAACGCAGAAAGTCCAGGAAGGAAAGCTACGCCATCTACGTGTACAAGGTTCTGAAACAGGTCCATCCTGATACCGGTATCTCTTCCAAGGCCATGGGCATTATGAACTCCTTCGTAAACGATATTTTCGAGCGCATCGCTGGAGAAGCCTCTCGCTTGGCTCACTACAACAAGCGGTCCACTATCTCCTCCAGGGAGATCCAGACCGCCGTGCGTCTGCTTTTGCCCGGTGAGCTGGCTAAGCACGCCGTGTCCGAGGGAACCAAGGCCGTCACCAAGTATACCAGCTCCAAGTAA
- the LOC121719218 gene encoding histone H4 produces MSGRGKGGKGLGKGGAKRHRKVLRDNIQGITKPAIRRLARRGGVKRISGLIYEETRGVLKVFLENVIRDAVTYTEHAKRKTVTAMDVVYALKRQGRTLYGFGG; encoded by the coding sequence ATGTCTGGCAGAGGCAAAGGAGGCAAAGGTCTTGGAAAAGGAGGCGCTAAGCGTCACCGCAAAGTTCTTCGTGATAACATCCAGGGGATCACCAAGCCTGCAATCAGGCGTCTGGCTCGCCGTGGTGGTGTGAAGCGTATCTCTGGTCTCATCTACGAGGAGACTCGTGGTGTGTTGAAGGTTTTCCTGGAGAACGTGATTCGTGATGCCGTCACCTACACCGAACACGCCAAGAGAAAGACCGTAACCGCTATGGACGTCGTTTATGCTCTGAAACGCCAGGGTCGTACTCTGTACGGTTTTGGTGGTTAA
- the LOC121719182 gene encoding histone H1-like, which translates to MAEDAPAPAAAPAKAPKKKAPRPKKTGPSVGELVVKAISASKEKKGVSLAALKKALAAGGYDVEKNNARVKVAIKSLVTKGTLVQTKGTGASGSFKLNKAVEKKPAKKAAPKAKKPAAKKPAAAKKPKKAAAKKPAAAKKSPKKAAKKPATPKKATKSPKKAKKPAAPKKAAKSPKKAKAAKPKAAKPKAAKPKKAAPKKK; encoded by the coding sequence ATGGCAGAAGATGCTCCAGCCCCCGCAGCGGCCCCAGCAAAGGCCCCCAAGAAGAAAGCGCCCCGACCCAAGAAAACTGGTCCTAGCGTGGGCGAGCTCGTCGTCAAGGCTATCTCTGCCTCCAAAGAGAAGAAGGGAGTTTCTCTGGCTGCGCTGAAAAAAGCTTTGGCGGCTGGTGGGTACGATGTGGAAAAGAACAACGCTCGTGTCAAGGTGGCCATCAAGAGTTTGGTCACCAAGGGAACTCTGGTCCAGACCAAGGGAACTGGTGCCTCCGGCTCCTTCAAGCTGAACAAGGCGGTGGAAAAGAAGCCTGCAAAGAAGGCAGCTCCTAAAGCCAAGAAGCCAGCAGCGAAGAAACCTGCCGCTGCTAAGAAACCTAAGAAGGCAGCAGCTAAGAAGCCGGCGGCCGCTAAAAAGTCTCCGAAGAAAGCAGCCAAGAAGCCCGCCACGCCGAAAAAGGCAACGAAGAGCCCGAAGAAGGCTAAGAAGCCCGCTGCACCCAAGAAGGCAGCAAAGAGCCCCAAGAAAGCAAAGGCAGCGAAACCCAAGGCGGCCAAGCCTAAAGCTGCCAAGCCCAAAAAGGCTGCACCCAAGAAGAAGTGA
- the LOC121719199 gene encoding histone H2A: MSGRGKTGGKARAKAKTRSSRAGLQFPVGRVHRLLRKGNYAQRVGAGAPVYLAAVLEYLTAEILELAGNAARDNKKTRIIPRHLQLAVRNDEELNKLLGGVTIAQGGVLPNIQAVLLPKKTEKSK; the protein is encoded by the coding sequence ATGAGCGGCAGAGGCAAAACCGGTGGCAAGGCCAGAGCAAAGGCCAAGACACGTTCATCCAGGGCTGGACTGCAGTTCCCCGTCGGCCGTGTGCACAGGCTGCTGCGAAAAGGCAACTATGCTCAGCGTGTCGGCGCTGGTGCACCGGTCTACTTGGCTGCTGTGCTCGAGTATCTGACGGCTGAGATCCTGGAGTTGGCCGGTAACGCTGCCCGTGACAACAAGAAGACCCGTATCATTCCCCGCCATCTGCAGCTGGCTGTGCGGAACGACGAGGAGTTGAACAAACTGCTTGGCGGAGTGACCATCGCTCAGGGTGGTGTGTTGCCTAACATCCAGGCTGTTCTGCTGCCCAAGAAGACGGAGAAGTCCAAGTAA
- the LOC121719208 gene encoding histone H2B-like gives MPDPAKPAPKKGSKKAVTKTAAKGGKKRRKSRKESYAIYVYKVLKQVHPDTGISSKAMGIMNSFVNDIFERIAGEASRLAHYNKRSTISSREIQTAVRLLLPGELAKHAVSEGTKAVTKYTSSK, from the coding sequence ATGCCTGATCCAGCGAAGCCTGCCCCAAAGAAGGGGTCCAAGAAAGCCGTGACCAAGACGGCCGCTAAAGGAGGCAAGAAGCGCAGAAAGTCCAGAAAGGAAAGTTACGCCATCTACGTGTACAAGGTTCTGAAACAGGTCCATCCTGATACCGGTATTTCTTCCAAGGCCATGGGCATTATGAACTCCTTCGTAAACGATATTTTCGAGCGCATTGCTGGGGAAGCCTCCCGTTTGGCTCACTACAACAAGCGCTCCACAATCTCTTCCAGGGAGATCCAGACCGCTGTCCGTCTGCTTTTGCCCGGTGAGCTGGCTAAGCACGCCGTGTCCGAGGGAACCAAGGCCGTCACTAAGTATACCAGCTCCAAGTAA